In the Oncorhynchus nerka isolate Pitt River linkage group LG2, Oner_Uvic_2.0, whole genome shotgun sequence genome, one interval contains:
- the LOC115137890 gene encoding dysbindin-like isoform X1 — MSSSGANLHNKRLPSETEHAQRVPGMDAAQQMKLRERQRFFEEVFQHDVDVYLSSAHLQIHDYKRPPIGSVSSMEVNVDMLEQMDLMDISDQEALDVFLGSGGDEGVLASPLPGKVVHGNNNNDKVINQGRSLHYTDGCDGKFRVASTSSTNSQNTNEDGRDTQVIQSDDEDVHVDTVLLMESSPGKDEEKNRSILSS; from the exons CGGAGACCGAACATGCTCAGAGGGTCCCAGGAATGGACGCAGCCCAGCAGATGAAACTGAGAGAGCGACAGCGCTTCTTTGAGGAGGTCTTTCAGCACGATGTGGATGTCTACCTGTCCTCTGCCCACTTGCAGATTCATGACTATAAGAGAC CTCCCATTGGCAGTGTCTCGTCCATGGAGGTTAATGTGGACATGCTGGAGCAGATGGACCTCATGGACATCTCTGACCAGGAAGCACTGGATGTCTTCCTCGGCTCTGGAGGGGATGAGGGGGTGCTGGCCTCCCCTCTGCCAGGTAAAG TAGTTCATGGAAACAACAACAATGATAAGGTAATCAACCAGGGACGCTCTCTCCACTACACTGACGGTTGTGATGGGAAGTTCCGCGtggcctccacctcctccaccaacaGCCAGAACACCAATGAGGACGGACGGGACACCCAAGTCATCCAATCAGATGATGAAGATGTGCATGTCGACACAGTCTTGCTGATGGAATCATCCCCAGGGAAAGATGAGGAGAAGAATCGGTCTATTCTCTCTTCCTAG
- the LOC115137890 gene encoding dysbindin-like isoform X2 produces the protein MSSSGANLHNKRLPSETEHAQRVPGMDAAQQMKLRERQRFFEEVFQHDVDVYLSSAHLQIHDYKRPPIGSVSSMEVNVDMLEQMDLMDISDQEALDVFLGSGGDEGVLASPLPVVHGNNNNDKVINQGRSLHYTDGCDGKFRVASTSSTNSQNTNEDGRDTQVIQSDDEDVHVDTVLLMESSPGKDEEKNRSILSS, from the exons CGGAGACCGAACATGCTCAGAGGGTCCCAGGAATGGACGCAGCCCAGCAGATGAAACTGAGAGAGCGACAGCGCTTCTTTGAGGAGGTCTTTCAGCACGATGTGGATGTCTACCTGTCCTCTGCCCACTTGCAGATTCATGACTATAAGAGAC CTCCCATTGGCAGTGTCTCGTCCATGGAGGTTAATGTGGACATGCTGGAGCAGATGGACCTCATGGACATCTCTGACCAGGAAGCACTGGATGTCTTCCTCGGCTCTGGAGGGGATGAGGGGGTGCTGGCCTCCCCTCTGCCAG TAGTTCATGGAAACAACAACAATGATAAGGTAATCAACCAGGGACGCTCTCTCCACTACACTGACGGTTGTGATGGGAAGTTCCGCGtggcctccacctcctccaccaacaGCCAGAACACCAATGAGGACGGACGGGACACCCAAGTCATCCAATCAGATGATGAAGATGTGCATGTCGACACAGTCTTGCTGATGGAATCATCCCCAGGGAAAGATGAGGAGAAGAATCGGTCTATTCTCTCTTCCTAG
- the LOC115137890 gene encoding dysbindin-like isoform X3: MDAAQQMKLRERQRFFEEVFQHDVDVYLSSAHLQIHDYKRPPIGSVSSMEVNVDMLEQMDLMDISDQEALDVFLGSGGDEGVLASPLPGKVVHGNNNNDKVINQGRSLHYTDGCDGKFRVASTSSTNSQNTNEDGRDTQVIQSDDEDVHVDTVLLMESSPGKDEEKNRSILSS, translated from the exons ATGGACGCAGCCCAGCAGATGAAACTGAGAGAGCGACAGCGCTTCTTTGAGGAGGTCTTTCAGCACGATGTGGATGTCTACCTGTCCTCTGCCCACTTGCAGATTCATGACTATAAGAGAC CTCCCATTGGCAGTGTCTCGTCCATGGAGGTTAATGTGGACATGCTGGAGCAGATGGACCTCATGGACATCTCTGACCAGGAAGCACTGGATGTCTTCCTCGGCTCTGGAGGGGATGAGGGGGTGCTGGCCTCCCCTCTGCCAGGTAAAG TAGTTCATGGAAACAACAACAATGATAAGGTAATCAACCAGGGACGCTCTCTCCACTACACTGACGGTTGTGATGGGAAGTTCCGCGtggcctccacctcctccaccaacaGCCAGAACACCAATGAGGACGGACGGGACACCCAAGTCATCCAATCAGATGATGAAGATGTGCATGTCGACACAGTCTTGCTGATGGAATCATCCCCAGGGAAAGATGAGGAGAAGAATCGGTCTATTCTCTCTTCCTAG